Within the Magnetospirillum sp. genome, the region GCGCGGGGCCGGCAAAGCCTATGGCGACGCCGCCCAGAACGGCGGTGCGGCCGTTGCGAACACGCTGCGTTTGGACCGGCTGCTTGCCTTCGATGCCGCCACGGGCGTGCTCGAATGCGAGGCGGGGGTCACGTTCCGCACCTTGCTTGACGTTTTCGTACCCAAGGGCTTCGTGCCGCCGGTGTCGCCGGGCACGGCGTACGCGACTGTGGGCGGAGCCCTTGCTGCCGACGTGCACGGAAAAAACCACGACCGGCACGGTTCGTTCGGCGACCATGTTCTGTGGTTCGATCTTTTGTGTGCGGACGGCCAAACGCGCCGCGTGTCGCCCGACAGCCATTCCGACCTGTTCGCCGCCACGATCGGTGGCATGGGTTTGACCGGTGTTGTGCGGCGCTTGGCCTTTCGCCTGCTGCCGGGGACCGGCCATGTGCGCGTGGAGACGCAACGCATCGCCGATCTCGACGCGTTTTTTGCGGCGTTCGCAGCCGCACGCGCCACGGCCACGTTCAGCGTCGGCTGGATCGATGCGTTGGCGCGAGGCGCCAAGCTCGGACGCGGCGTGTTCGAGACGGCGGAGTTTGCACCGGCTGCACCTGCCGCACCGGCCGCCAAAACCCTGCCGATCCCGCTTGATTTGCCGCCTTTTGCGCTGTCGCGCGCAAGCGTGGGTGCGTTCAACGAAGTCTATTGGCGGCGCGCACCCGCATCCAAGCAAATGTCGCAGCGACCGCTCGATGCGTTTTTCTATCCGCTGGATCGTCTGTCGGATTGGAACCGGCTTTACGGTAAGCGCGGCTTCTTCCAGTTCCAATCGGTGGTGCCGGACGCAACTGCGTTTGACGCCACGCGCAAAATGCTCGAGGCCGTTTCGGCGGCAGGTACGGCTTCGTTCCTCGCCGTTCTCAAAACTTTGGGCGGGCCGGGGCGCGGCTTGCTGTCCTTCCCGCTGCGTGGTGTGACCTTGGCGCTCGATGTGCCCAACGCGCCGGGGGCGACCGACTTGATGGCCACGCTCGAGCGTCTCGCACTTGAGGCGGGCGGGCGCATCTATCTGGCCAAAGACGCATTGCAAGCGCCCGCCACGTTCCGCGCAAGCTATCCGAACCTTCCGGCATTTGAAGATTGCCTGCAGCGCTGGGATCCGCAGCGGCGTTTTGCGTCCGACCTCGCGCGACGTTTGGGCATTGGCGAGGCCCAGCGATGAAACCAGTCATGAAAAGCGCGTGGCTCATCTTGGGTGCCAGCTCGGCGATCGCGCGTGCCTTTGCGCGCCGTGTGGCAACAAGCG harbors:
- a CDS encoding FAD-binding oxidoreductase gives rise to the protein MSVRWKETTLAGWGRYAATAARVARPERQSELDRVLADAGASLIARGAGKAYGDAAQNGGAAVANTLRLDRLLAFDAATGVLECEAGVTFRTLLDVFVPKGFVPPVSPGTAYATVGGALAADVHGKNHDRHGSFGDHVLWFDLLCADGQTRRVSPDSHSDLFAATIGGMGLTGVVRRLAFRLLPGTGHVRVETQRIADLDAFFAAFAAARATATFSVGWIDALARGAKLGRGVFETAEFAPAAPAAPAAKTLPIPLDLPPFALSRASVGAFNEVYWRRAPASKQMSQRPLDAFFYPLDRLSDWNRLYGKRGFFQFQSVVPDATAFDATRKMLEAVSAAGTASFLAVLKTLGGPGRGLLSFPLRGVTLALDVPNAPGATDLMATLERLALEAGGRIYLAKDALQAPATFRASYPNLPAFEDCLQRWDPQRRFASDLARRLGIGEAQR